CGACCGGTTTGCGGCGCGGCGCGGGGACTGCGACCCGGCTCAACGGGATCGAGCGGACGCCCGTCCGCGTCGAGCGGGCCGTCTGAGGGTTGCGAACCATGACCAGTTCCTCCTAATAAAGAAAAAAATGATGCGTCGGGATGCACCCGCGCGCGAATTCACGAAGCCTTGACCGCGGCGCGCTCCTGCTCGACGAGCAGGCGGCGCAGGATTTTGCCGGATGCCGACTTCGGAATCGAATCGACAATCGCCAGCCGGCGGATCTTCTTGTGCGGCGCGACCCGGCCGGCCACAAAGGCCATCAACTCGTCGGGCGTGGCGGCCCCCGGCGACTTCAACACCACAAACGCCTTCGGCACCTCGCCCGCCTCTTCATCCGGGCTCGGGATGACCGCCACGTCGGCCACCGCCGGATTCGCCAGCAGCACGCCTTCCAGCTCGGCGGGCGCAACCTGCATGCCCTTGTACTTGATCAGTTCCTTGACCCGGTCCACGACGAAGGTATGGCCCTCGTCGTCCACAAAGCCGACATCGCCGGTGTGCAGCCAGCCGTGCTTGTCCAGCGTGCTGTCCGTGGCGACCGTGTTGTTCAGGTAACCGCGCATGATGTTCGGGCCGCGCACGCAGATCTCGCCGCGCTGGTTCGGGCCGAGCTCCGCCCCGGTGGATACGTCGATGATCTTGCACTGCATGTTGGGCAACAGGAAACCGGACGAGCCGGCTTTGATCTTGCCGGGAATGTCGGGTGTGACGTGGCTGGCCAGGCTCGTCTCGGTCATGCCATAGCCCTGCGTCACGAGGCAGCCGATGCGCTGGCTCGCCAGTTTCTGCACGCTTTCGTCAAGCGGCGCGGCGCCGGAGTTGATCAGCTTGACCGACTTGAGATTATACTTGTCCACCAGCGGGTGCTTGGCCAGCGCCAGGATAATCGGCGGCACCAGGTACAGATGTGTGATTTTGTACTTCTCGATCGTCTGCAGGAACTGCTCGAGATCGAAGCGCGGCAGGGTCACGCACTCGCCGCCCTTGTACATCGGGAAGTTCATCAGCACGACCATGCCGTAAATATGGTAGAACGGCAGCACGCCGAGCGTGCGGTCGCCCTTGTCGTACGACGTGATGCCATCGGCCTGGATCGTGATCGCCACCAGGTTGTGGTGCGTCAGCATCACGCCTTTGGGGCGGCCGGAGGTGCCGCTGGAATACGGAATCACCGCCAGGTCCTCGCGCGGGTTGATCTGCACCGGCGGCAGTTGCCCGTCGCTTTGCAGCAGCGAGGCGAACGGCGTCGCACCGGCCGCTTCGCCCAGCACAAAGATCTCTTTGACCGACGGCGACAGTTTGGCGGCGGCGGCCGCCTTCTCCAGAAACATCGGGATGGTCAGCAGGTACTTGGCCTGCGTGTCGTTCAACTGGAACGCCAGTTCTTCCGGCGTGTAGAGCGGATTCGCCGTCGTGACGACGC
This portion of the Chloroflexota bacterium genome encodes:
- a CDS encoding AMP-binding protein, which translates into the protein MIFTSPYPDRTIPDIPYHALILQKAMENKDVPALIDGPSGRTLTFGQVAGGARLIASSLSKRGFGKGDVFAICLPNLPEYAVAFHATLMLGGVVTTANPLYTPEELAFQLNDTQAKYLLTIPMFLEKAAAAAKLSPSVKEIFVLGEAAGATPFASLLQSDGQLPPVQINPREDLAVIPYSSGTSGRPKGVMLTHHNLVAITIQADGITSYDKGDRTLGVLPFYHIYGMVVLMNFPMYKGGECVTLPRFDLEQFLQTIEKYKITHLYLVPPIILALAKHPLVDKYNLKSVKLINSGAAPLDESVQKLASQRIGCLVTQGYGMTETSLASHVTPDIPGKIKAGSSGFLLPNMQCKIIDVSTGAELGPNQRGEICVRGPNIMRGYLNNTVATDSTLDKHGWLHTGDVGFVDDEGHTFVVDRVKELIKYKGMQVAPAELEGVLLANPAVADVAVIPSPDEEAGEVPKAFVVLKSPGAATPDELMAFVAGRVAPHKKIRRLAIVDSIPKSASGKILRRLLVEQERAAVKAS